In Sphingobacteriaceae bacterium, the following are encoded in one genomic region:
- a CDS encoding TraB/GumN family protein: MRIIFIFFLLPVFFTAQNKYPTLLWKISGKGLNKPSYLYGTMHVSNRVAYHLSEEFFNALQSVDVVGLETNPGDWMDNMEKTGELKQETVFSNSYLQQRDFYGSVFDAKLPDKKLLQNLISYDPDLINGLLYRRNGGKENFEENTYIDLFIFQAASKLGKKVISLEDFIQAEIHSRLASLPDDETEEEYGSRNNIFIPFSKIEDAYRTGNLDLLDSLSKKGNSKNNQTYLINRRNVFFVNTIDSVLQKNTIFSGVGAAHLPGEEGVIELLRKKGYTLEPVFPKNNSKADKTRDEIEAMRKPVTFVKQLVTDSVFSVAVPGKLYSVVDLENIKYKVFADMVNGSFYSVVRLKYSGPLFNMNASAMQAKMDSLLFENIPGKIISKKEITSNNGFKGIEVINKTRTGDMQHYQFFFTDFDITLFKMGGKGDYAIGPDATSFFSSIHFHPKKEEKILFTPKTKGFEVQIPKNHSYLKNSGVSSVGLVEDVHAYAKANSTYFGIKHAVYNDFDYIEEDTFELNILSSKVLKSYEFEENIKKELIKHQNLPAIQFSGQHKNGKILNGKIIIKGVHYYLFFTVNELNTQMDQSFFESIKLTPIVSTEIIKEIEDKDFYFKATDEVSDNASTRFNELYRQVYEKEMGHLKKKKEKKKDIYDYDYRTERKAYYSPSSNEYVNIVYEKFNNYDYKSNDEFVELLEKNLKGLHSIYPSNTIKKYHDGGIFTYRTNLKDTASSRAIAFKMLIKNGMRYEVSTTYDTIIGLEGWSKGFFESFRLTDTVIGLDIIRIKFDLLVNDLLSSDTIKRREANHSVQRSINMHKFFALGFIELLSNPRFNEINEDSRAQLLVNGGTLETEKIIEPYKKLYQQYTDSFYLQLSLLKGLAYLKTQKSYDAFYELLRNDAPLVGQESIISDVFQVLNDSLELCKKFFPSMLTLTRYEEYRNPVYSLLAQLIEKELVNPKVISARKDDILADAHLTQKRYNPGVKNIPGNIKAFENLDKASREIAEVLALNLEGLANNSIFQNTSFLKNLDAVSRHELVNYAVILMPFYKSDERIRQYFNRLDKIKSQHINMPIVILKHENKIQGTDTLFNYYCTNLATRAYFYSELEKRKIDYKFLKRYKNQESLNQAVISIQLQFAKIYSYDKDKKQIDSLYPIENIPAINRYQKGKLYFYKIGKERGEKEKWAIAFVQNSDKELTVDVDVISLNFIPDKTKTQTENMQQAASEFALRFRKRVSQKANDLSYSSY, from the coding sequence TTGAGAATTATTTTCATATTTTTTCTTTTGCCGGTATTTTTTACAGCGCAAAATAAATATCCGACATTATTATGGAAAATTTCAGGTAAGGGGCTCAATAAACCGTCGTATTTGTACGGAACCATGCATGTCAGTAACAGAGTGGCGTATCATCTTTCCGAAGAATTTTTCAATGCACTTCAAAGTGTAGATGTGGTAGGTTTAGAAACTAATCCCGGAGACTGGATGGATAACATGGAAAAAACCGGTGAGTTGAAACAAGAAACTGTTTTTTCTAATTCCTATTTGCAACAACGTGATTTTTACGGTTCTGTTTTTGATGCTAAATTACCCGACAAAAAACTATTACAAAATTTAATTAGTTATGATCCTGATTTAATAAATGGCCTACTTTACAGAAGAAACGGCGGTAAAGAAAATTTTGAGGAAAATACGTATATCGATTTATTTATTTTTCAAGCTGCCTCAAAACTGGGTAAAAAAGTAATTAGTTTGGAAGATTTCATTCAGGCTGAAATTCATTCGCGATTAGCTTCGTTACCCGATGATGAAACAGAGGAGGAATACGGAAGTAGAAACAATATATTTATCCCATTTTCTAAAATTGAAGATGCTTACCGTACCGGTAACTTAGATTTATTGGATAGCTTAAGCAAAAAAGGAAATTCAAAAAACAACCAAACGTACTTAATAAATAGAAGAAATGTGTTTTTTGTAAATACAATTGATTCTGTTTTGCAAAAAAATACCATTTTCAGTGGAGTAGGCGCAGCACATTTACCCGGTGAAGAAGGCGTGATTGAATTACTTAGAAAAAAAGGATATACCTTGGAACCTGTATTTCCGAAAAATAATTCAAAAGCTGATAAAACTAGAGATGAAATAGAGGCTATGCGAAAGCCGGTTACTTTTGTAAAGCAATTGGTAACCGATTCAGTTTTTTCAGTTGCAGTTCCCGGTAAATTGTATAGTGTGGTTGATTTAGAAAATATTAAGTACAAAGTGTTTGCCGATATGGTGAATGGAAGTTTTTATTCAGTTGTACGATTAAAATACAGCGGACCTTTATTTAATATGAATGCATCGGCTATGCAAGCCAAAATGGATAGTTTACTTTTTGAGAATATTCCGGGTAAAATAATTTCTAAAAAAGAAATTACATCCAATAATGGATTTAAAGGGATTGAAGTAATCAATAAAACGCGAACCGGCGATATGCAGCACTATCAATTCTTCTTCACCGATTTTGATATTACTTTGTTTAAAATGGGAGGAAAAGGTGATTATGCTATCGGACCTGATGCAACTAGCTTTTTCTCTTCCATACATTTCCATCCAAAAAAAGAAGAGAAAATATTATTTACTCCTAAAACAAAAGGTTTTGAAGTACAGATTCCTAAAAATCATTCCTACTTAAAAAATAGCGGAGTTAGTTCTGTGGGTTTGGTAGAAGATGTTCATGCCTATGCTAAAGCCAATAGCACTTATTTCGGAATTAAACATGCCGTATACAACGATTTTGATTATATTGAAGAGGATACATTCGAATTAAATATTCTTTCAAGTAAAGTATTAAAATCATACGAATTTGAAGAAAATATTAAAAAAGAATTAATAAAACATCAGAATTTACCGGCTATCCAATTTAGCGGACAACATAAAAACGGTAAAATTTTAAATGGAAAAATAATCATTAAAGGAGTTCATTATTATTTGTTTTTTACCGTAAATGAGTTAAACACGCAAATGGATCAATCTTTTTTTGAATCCATTAAATTAACTCCAATTGTAAGCACAGAAATAATTAAGGAGATAGAAGATAAAGATTTTTATTTTAAAGCTACTGACGAAGTGAGCGATAATGCTTCCACTCGATTTAATGAACTGTATAGGCAAGTGTATGAAAAAGAAATGGGGCATTTAAAAAAGAAAAAAGAAAAGAAAAAGGATATTTATGATTACGACTATCGAACCGAACGCAAAGCCTATTACTCCCCAAGTAGTAATGAATACGTAAATATTGTTTACGAAAAATTTAATAATTACGATTATAAATCCAATGATGAGTTTGTAGAACTTTTAGAGAAAAACTTAAAGGGATTACATTCTATTTATCCGTCCAATACCATTAAAAAGTATCATGACGGCGGTATTTTCACTTACCGAACTAATTTAAAAGATACTGCATCCAGCAGAGCAATTGCTTTTAAAATGTTGATCAAAAACGGAATGCGATATGAGGTGAGTACTACCTACGATACAATAATTGGATTAGAAGGTTGGTCTAAAGGTTTTTTTGAATCCTTTCGATTAACGGATACAGTTATTGGATTAGATATTATTAGAATTAAATTTGACCTATTAGTAAATGATTTATTAAGCTCAGATACTATAAAAAGAAGAGAAGCAAATCATTCTGTTCAACGTTCAATAAACATGCATAAATTTTTTGCACTTGGTTTTATTGAATTATTATCCAACCCCCGTTTTAATGAAATCAACGAAGATAGCCGGGCGCAATTATTGGTTAACGGAGGAACATTAGAAACGGAAAAAATCATTGAACCTTATAAAAAATTGTACCAACAGTATACCGATAGCTTTTATTTGCAATTGAGTTTATTAAAAGGGTTGGCGTATTTAAAAACCCAAAAGTCTTATGATGCATTTTATGAACTCCTTAGAAATGATGCTCCATTAGTTGGACAAGAAAGTATTATTTCAGATGTATTTCAGGTGTTAAATGATAGTTTAGAATTGTGTAAAAAGTTTTTTCCAAGCATGTTAACTTTAACCCGTTATGAGGAATACAGGAATCCGGTATATTCCTTATTAGCTCAATTAATCGAAAAAGAATTGGTTAATCCTAAAGTAATTTCAGCACGTAAAGATGATATTTTGGCCGATGCACACCTCACTCAAAAAAGATATAATCCCGGTGTGAAAAATATACCCGGTAACATAAAAGCTTTTGAAAATTTGGATAAAGCTAGCAGAGAAATAGCTGAAGTTTTGGCTTTAAACTTAGAAGGGCTTGCCAATAATTCTATTTTTCAAAATACTTCTTTTTTAAAAAACTTGGATGCTGTTTCGCGCCATGAATTGGTTAATTATGCCGTAATTCTAATGCCATTTTATAAATCTGATGAGCGAATAAGGCAATACTTTAATCGATTGGATAAAATTAAATCACAGCATATTAATATGCCTATTGTAATATTGAAACATGAAAATAAAATACAGGGTACTGATACCTTATTTAATTATTATTGTACCAATCTGGCAACGCGGGCTTATTTTTACAGTGAACTCGAAAAAAGGAAAATCGATTATAAGTTTTTAAAGCGTTATAAAAATCAAGAAAGCTTAAATCAAGCCGTAATTTCTATTCAACTTCAATTTGCGAAAATCTACTCATACGATAAAGATAAAAAGCAAATAGATTCCTTGTATCCAATTGAAAACATTCCAGCCATAAACAGATATCAAAAGGGAAAATTATATTTTTATAAAATCGGAAAAGAAAGGGGGGAGAAGGAAAAATGGGCCATAGCATTTGTTCAAAATTCAGATAAGGAATTAACTGTAGATGTAGATGTAATCAGTTTAAATTTTATACCCGATAAAACTAAAACGCAAACTGAAAATATGCAGCAAGCTGCTAGTGAATTTGCCCTCAGATTCAGAAAAAGGGTGTCGCAAAAGGCAAATGACCTTTCCTATTCTTCCTATTAA
- a CDS encoding adenylyltransferase/cytidyltransferase family protein, with translation MNKSEIIHKLQTLKFDTTVLQRYEEKHRHYHTVAHVSAVIDYLIKSNQLNDELFLAAVYHDAIYDPKQNNNEDLSAELFSKDAEAAKLDEKTIAKIVQIIRDTKTHKASFKESEIFIEADLSIFKSSFADLMNYEHQIFKEFQFVDYREYKPKRLEVLRKFNTDGKLDLLIEYVSNRKPLIGVFCGSFNPFHKGHYNVLEKAERIFDKVIIAFGKNPDKQERRWPIPKIIQYHQMEEYNGLMTDFVETLGTEVVVVRGLRNSTDFQYEQNQYRYIQELMPGIRIINIFCDKEFEHISSSGIRTLEKYNKHHSYLLE, from the coding sequence ATGAATAAGTCAGAAATAATCCATAAACTGCAAACGCTAAAGTTTGATACCACCGTTCTTCAACGGTATGAAGAGAAACACAGGCACTATCACACCGTTGCTCATGTAAGTGCTGTTATTGATTATTTGATAAAATCAAACCAATTAAATGATGAGTTATTTTTAGCCGCTGTATATCACGATGCGATTTATGATCCTAAACAAAATAATAATGAAGATTTGTCAGCTGAATTATTTAGTAAGGATGCCGAGGCCGCTAAACTAGACGAAAAAACCATTGCGAAAATTGTACAAATTATTCGTGATACTAAAACACATAAGGCATCATTTAAAGAGTCAGAAATATTTATAGAAGCTGATTTATCTATTTTTAAATCTTCTTTTGCCGACTTAATGAATTACGAACATCAGATTTTCAAAGAATTTCAGTTTGTGGATTATCGGGAGTATAAACCTAAAAGACTGGAAGTACTGCGTAAATTTAATACGGATGGAAAACTGGACTTACTTATTGAATATGTAAGTAATCGTAAACCTCTAATCGGCGTTTTTTGCGGTAGTTTTAATCCTTTTCATAAAGGACATTACAATGTGCTGGAAAAGGCTGAGCGAATTTTTGATAAGGTAATAATTGCATTTGGTAAAAACCCGGATAAACAAGAGCGTAGATGGCCTATCCCAAAAATAATTCAATATCATCAGATGGAAGAGTATAACGGATTGATGACTGATTTTGTGGAGACACTTGGAACAGAAGTAGTGGTAGTGAGAGGTCTCCGGAATTCAACTGATTTTCAGTACGAACAAAATCAATATCGCTACATTCAGGAATTAATGCCCGGCATTCGTATCATTAATATTTTTTGCGATAAGGAGTTTGAACACATCAGTTCGTCCGGTATCAGAACATTAGAAAAATACAATAAACACCATTCTTATCTGCTCGAATAA
- a CDS encoding insulinase family protein, whose product MIQFHKFKLKNNLTVIVHEDESTPMACVNILYDVGARDESEEKTGFAHLFEHLMFGGSINIPNYDEPLQNVGGENNAFTTNDITNYYCTVPAENLETAFWLESDRMLSLAFTDKSLEVQRSVVIEEFKQRYLNQPYGDVWLLLRPLAYEKHPYKWATIGKEIKHIEDARMSDVKDFFKKHYTPSNAIMVVAGKVKLEQVKQLCEKWFEPIPSGEKPKRDLPVEPKQEKERALTVERDVPATAIYKTYHMCSRRDKEYHTIDVISDILSRGNSSRLYKSLVKEKQLFSEINAYVMGDFDEGLFVVSGKLPDGVDVKSAELGITEELNKIATEKIDDKELRKCKNKVESTLIFSETDVLTKATNLAIAELLGDANEVNTEIDKYEAVTAEGILEQAKLLFNEKNCSTLYYLAKQK is encoded by the coding sequence ATGATTCAGTTCCATAAATTTAAATTAAAAAACAATCTTACTGTGATTGTTCATGAAGATGAAAGTACGCCCATGGCTTGCGTAAATATCCTTTACGATGTGGGTGCACGCGATGAGTCGGAAGAAAAAACAGGTTTTGCGCATTTGTTTGAACATTTAATGTTTGGCGGTAGCATTAACATTCCGAATTACGACGAGCCCTTACAAAATGTGGGTGGCGAAAATAATGCCTTTACCACAAATGATATAACTAATTATTACTGTACCGTTCCTGCTGAAAATTTGGAAACCGCTTTTTGGCTGGAAAGTGATCGTATGTTAAGCCTGGCCTTTACCGATAAGAGTTTAGAAGTGCAACGGAGTGTGGTTATAGAAGAATTTAAACAGCGATATTTGAATCAACCTTACGGTGATGTATGGTTGCTTTTACGTCCTTTGGCTTATGAAAAACATCCTTATAAATGGGCAACTATTGGTAAAGAAATAAAACACATTGAAGATGCAAGAATGAGCGATGTGAAAGATTTTTTTAAAAAACATTATACTCCTTCAAATGCAATTATGGTTGTTGCCGGAAAAGTTAAACTCGAACAAGTAAAACAATTGTGTGAAAAATGGTTTGAGCCAATTCCCTCCGGCGAAAAACCAAAAAGAGATTTACCGGTTGAACCTAAACAAGAAAAAGAACGAGCACTTACTGTAGAGCGTGATGTGCCGGCTACTGCAATTTATAAAACATACCACATGTGTTCGCGCCGGGATAAGGAATATCATACTATTGATGTTATTTCTGATATATTAAGCAGAGGAAATTCTTCCCGACTTTATAAAAGTCTGGTTAAAGAAAAACAACTTTTTTCTGAAATCAATGCCTATGTGATGGGAGATTTTGATGAAGGTTTGTTTGTGGTAAGCGGGAAATTACCGGATGGAGTTGATGTAAAATCGGCTGAACTTGGAATTACCGAAGAGTTAAATAAAATCGCTACTGAAAAAATTGATGACAAAGAATTGAGAAAGTGTAAAAATAAAGTTGAATCTACTTTAATTTTTAGTGAAACGGATGTGTTAACAAAAGCCACCAATTTAGCAATTGCCGAATTGTTAGGTGACGCAAATGAAGTTAATACCGAAATCGATAAATACGAAGCTGTTACTGCTGAAGGCATTTTAGAACAAGCTAAATTATTATTCAACGAAAAAAATTGTAGTACGCTTTATTATTTGGCTAAACAAAAATGA